A window of Garra rufa chromosome 16, GarRuf1.0, whole genome shotgun sequence contains these coding sequences:
- the leprotl1 gene encoding leptin receptor overlapping transcript-like 1, which yields MAGIKALISLSFGGAIGLMFLMLGCALPVYNEYWPLFLLFFYILSPIPYCISRRVVDDTDSASNACKELAIFLTTGIVVSAFGLPIIFARASVIAWGACALVLTGNIVIFATILGFFLVFGSNDDFSWQQW from the exons ATGGCTGGAATCAAAG CTCTGATCAGCCTGTCGTTTGGAGGAGCGATCGGTCTGATGTTCCTCATGCTGGGCTGTGCTCTGCCCGTCTATAA TGAGTACTGGCCTCTGTTCCTGCTCTTCTTCTACATCCTGTCGCCCATCCCGTACTGCATCTCTCGGCGCGTGGTGGACGACACAGACTCGGCCAGTAACGCCTGCAAAGAGCTGGCCATATTCCTGACCACGGGGATCGTGGTGTCGGCCTTCGGGCTGCCCATCATATTCGCCCGCGCTAGTGTG ATCGCCTGGGGAGCCTGCGCTCTGGTTCTGACGGGGAACATCGTGATCTTCGCCACCATCCTGGGCTTCTTCCTGGTGTTCGGCTCGAACGACGACTTCAGTTGGCAGCAGTGGTAA